One genomic segment of Verrucomicrobiota bacterium includes these proteins:
- a CDS encoding DUF423 domain-containing protein yields MNVQLARKLTAVLGFFGVLLGAFGAHALHPSLEAAGMMPVWQTAVLYHLVHAVALLAISGQAAISRLTFWSFFLGVVIFSGSLYLLAVTRISAFGAITPFGGIGMLLGWLSVLFGRRDNVR; encoded by the coding sequence ATGAACGTCCAACTAGCAAGAAAATTGACGGCTGTACTCGGTTTCTTTGGGGTGCTGTTGGGTGCCTTCGGTGCGCACGCGTTGCATCCCAGCCTGGAGGCAGCAGGTATGATGCCGGTCTGGCAAACAGCCGTACTTTACCACTTGGTGCATGCTGTGGCCCTCCTGGCCATCTCCGGGCAGGCCGCCATTTCACGATTGACTTTCTGGTCCTTTTTTCTGGGCGTGGTAATCTTTAGCGGTTCATTGTACCTTCTCGCGGTCACCCGCATTTCGGCCTTTGGGGCAATTACACCCTTTGGCGGAATCGGGATGTTGCTGGGGTGGTTGTCCGTGCTGTTCGGCAGGCGCGACAACGTGCGTTGA